In Arsenicicoccus sp. oral taxon 190, the following are encoded in one genomic region:
- the thrS gene encoding threonine--tRNA ligase, with amino-acid sequence MSADITVTIAGDERTVAPGTTAADLFADDRRVVVARIGGELKDLATELRDGDQVEAVDIASDDGLDVLRHSCAHVMAQAVQQVNPSAKLGIGPPIRDGFYYDFDVAEPFTPEDLKALEKVMQKIINEGQTFRRRVVSETEALEELAGEPFKCELVGLKGSMTHDDEDAGAGVEVGAGELTIYDNVRRDGSVAWGDLCRGPHLPSTKIIANGFKLMRSAAAYWRGNQANEQLQRLYGTAWPTKDELKAYLDRLAEAEKRDHRKLGAELDLFSFPDEIGSGLPVFHPKGGIIKREMEDYVRRRHIEEGFEYVGTPHIAKDGLFHTSGHLPYYADTMFPPLHVDEERGADGQVTKPGQDYRLKAMNCPMHNLIYRSRGRSYRELPLRLFEFGSVYRYEQSGVIHGLTRVRGFAQDDSHSYVTAEQAPAEIKHLLDFVLGLLRDFGLSDFYLELSTRDYDGAKKDKFIGSDEQWEVATKVLEDVCLASGLELVPDPGGAAYYGPKVSVQARDAIGRTWQMSTIQYDFNQPERFGLEYQASDGSRQRPVMIHSAKFGSIERFMGVLVEHYAGAFPVWLSPVQVTGIPVAEDFADYLEDVARQLRRRGVRVEVDHSDDRFPKKIRNASKSKVPFVLIAGGEDVEAGAVSFRYRDGSQRNGIPVAEAIEEIVRAIESREQVMTAPGQTAASEEPATQA; translated from the coding sequence GGTCGAGGCTGTCGACATCGCCAGCGACGACGGCCTGGACGTGCTGCGGCACTCCTGCGCCCACGTCATGGCGCAGGCCGTGCAGCAGGTCAACCCCTCCGCCAAGCTCGGCATCGGCCCGCCCATCCGCGACGGGTTCTACTACGACTTCGACGTCGCGGAGCCCTTCACCCCCGAGGACCTCAAGGCCCTCGAGAAGGTGATGCAGAAGATCATCAACGAGGGGCAGACCTTCCGGCGGCGCGTGGTGAGCGAGACCGAGGCGCTGGAGGAGCTCGCGGGCGAGCCGTTCAAGTGCGAGCTGGTGGGCCTCAAGGGCTCGATGACGCACGACGACGAGGACGCCGGCGCGGGCGTCGAGGTCGGGGCCGGCGAGCTCACGATCTACGACAACGTCCGCCGCGACGGCAGCGTCGCGTGGGGCGACCTGTGCCGTGGTCCGCACCTGCCGAGCACCAAGATCATCGCCAACGGCTTCAAGCTGATGCGCTCGGCCGCGGCCTACTGGCGCGGCAACCAGGCCAACGAGCAGCTGCAGCGGCTCTACGGCACGGCGTGGCCGACCAAGGATGAGCTGAAGGCCTATCTCGACCGCCTGGCAGAGGCCGAGAAGCGCGACCACCGCAAGCTCGGCGCCGAGCTTGACCTGTTCTCCTTCCCCGACGAGATCGGCTCCGGCCTGCCCGTCTTCCACCCCAAGGGCGGGATCATCAAGCGGGAGATGGAGGACTACGTCCGGCGCCGGCACATCGAGGAGGGTTTCGAGTACGTCGGCACCCCGCACATCGCCAAGGACGGGCTCTTCCACACGTCGGGGCACCTGCCGTACTACGCGGACACGATGTTCCCGCCCCTGCACGTGGACGAGGAGCGGGGCGCCGACGGCCAGGTGACCAAGCCGGGTCAGGACTACCGCCTCAAGGCGATGAACTGCCCGATGCACAACCTGATCTACCGCTCCCGCGGCCGGTCCTACCGCGAGCTGCCGCTGCGGCTCTTCGAGTTCGGGTCGGTCTACCGCTACGAGCAGTCCGGGGTGATCCACGGGCTGACGCGGGTGCGCGGCTTCGCCCAGGACGACTCGCACTCGTACGTCACGGCCGAGCAGGCGCCGGCGGAGATCAAGCACCTGCTGGACTTCGTGCTCGGGTTGCTGCGCGACTTCGGGCTGTCCGACTTCTACCTCGAGCTGTCGACGCGTGACTACGACGGGGCCAAGAAGGACAAGTTCATCGGCTCCGACGAGCAGTGGGAGGTCGCGACGAAGGTGCTCGAGGACGTGTGCCTCGCGTCCGGCCTGGAGCTCGTGCCCGACCCGGGCGGGGCCGCCTACTACGGCCCCAAGGTGTCGGTGCAGGCCCGCGACGCCATCGGCCGCACCTGGCAGATGTCGACGATCCAGTACGACTTCAACCAGCCGGAGCGCTTCGGGCTGGAGTACCAGGCGAGCGACGGGTCGCGTCAGCGCCCGGTGATGATCCACTCGGCGAAGTTCGGGTCGATCGAGCGCTTCATGGGGGTGCTGGTGGAGCACTACGCCGGGGCCTTCCCGGTGTGGCTGTCGCCGGTGCAGGTCACGGGGATCCCGGTCGCCGAGGACTTCGCGGACTACCTGGAGGACGTGGCGCGCCAGCTGCGTCGTCGCGGGGTGCGCGTCGAGGTCGACCACAGCGACGACCGTTTCCCCAAGAAGATCCGCAACGCCTCCAAGTCCAAGGTGCCCTTCGTGCTGATCGCGGGCGGCGAGGACGTCGAGGCGGGGGCGGTGTCCTTCCGCTACCGCGACGGGTCGCAGCGCAACGGGATCCCGGTGGCGGAGGCCATCGAGGAGATCGTGCGGGCGATCGAGTCGCGTGAGCAGGTCATGACGGCGCCCGGGCAGACGGCCGCGAGCGAGGAGCCCGCGACGCAGGCGTGA
- a CDS encoding bifunctional o-acetylhomoserine/o-acetylserine sulfhydrylase, whose translation MSDQSTWAFETKQIHAGQNPDAETGARALPIYQSTSFVFDDAQTAADRFALSDLGPIYTRLGNPTNNVIEERIAALEGGVGALLLGSGMAATTFAILNVAQAGDHVVASPALYGGTYNLLRYTLPKLGITTTFVDDQADLEQWRAAVRPETKLFFGETISNPDQKILDIAGVAGVAHDAGVPLFVDNTVATPFLIRPIEHGADVVIHSATKFLGGHGTSIVGALVDAGTFDYAREPERFPQLNTPSESYHGLVYARDLGVGSALGANLAFILKARVELLRDLGSACSPFNAFLVGLGLETLSLRMERHLANTRRVVEHLQGHPQVERVYYASLDGSPDKERADRYCPAGSGSVFSFDITGGVAAGRAFVDGLELHSHVANIGDVRSLVIHPASTTHSQGSDEDRLGAGVTPGLIRLSVGLENIDDILADLDKGFAAAAG comes from the coding sequence ATGAGCGACCAGTCCACGTGGGCCTTCGAGACCAAGCAGATCCACGCCGGGCAGAACCCCGACGCCGAGACCGGCGCACGGGCGCTGCCGATCTACCAGAGCACGTCCTTCGTCTTCGACGACGCGCAGACCGCCGCGGACCGGTTCGCGCTGTCCGACCTCGGGCCGATCTACACCCGCCTCGGCAACCCGACCAACAACGTCATCGAGGAGCGCATCGCCGCCCTCGAGGGCGGGGTCGGGGCGCTGCTGCTCGGGTCGGGGATGGCGGCGACGACCTTCGCGATCCTCAACGTGGCGCAGGCCGGCGACCACGTGGTCGCCTCCCCCGCCCTGTATGGCGGCACCTACAACCTGCTGCGCTACACGCTGCCCAAGCTGGGCATCACGACGACCTTCGTCGACGACCAGGCCGACCTCGAGCAGTGGCGGGCCGCCGTCCGCCCGGAGACCAAGCTCTTCTTCGGCGAGACGATCTCCAACCCCGACCAGAAGATCCTCGACATCGCCGGGGTGGCGGGCGTCGCCCACGACGCCGGGGTGCCGCTCTTCGTCGACAACACCGTGGCGACGCCCTTCCTGATCCGCCCGATCGAGCACGGCGCCGACGTGGTGATCCACTCGGCCACGAAGTTCCTCGGCGGCCACGGCACGTCGATCGTGGGTGCGCTGGTCGACGCCGGGACCTTCGACTACGCGCGCGAGCCGGAGCGCTTCCCGCAGCTCAACACGCCGTCGGAGAGCTACCACGGGCTGGTCTACGCCCGCGACCTCGGCGTCGGGTCGGCGCTCGGCGCCAACCTCGCCTTCATCCTCAAGGCCCGCGTCGAGCTGCTGCGCGACCTGGGGTCGGCGTGCTCGCCGTTCAACGCCTTCCTGGTCGGGCTCGGGCTGGAGACGCTGTCGCTGCGCATGGAGCGCCACCTCGCCAACACCCGCCGCGTCGTCGAGCACCTGCAGGGCCACCCCCAGGTCGAGCGGGTGTACTACGCCTCCCTCGACGGCAGCCCCGACAAGGAGCGCGCCGACCGCTACTGCCCCGCGGGGTCCGGGTCGGTGTTCTCCTTCGACATCACCGGCGGCGTGGCCGCGGGCCGGGCCTTCGTGGACGGTCTGGAGCTGCACTCCCACGTCGCCAACATCGGCGACGTCCGGTCGCTGGTCATCCACCCCGCCTCGACCACGCACTCGCAGGGCTCGGACGAGGACCGGCTCGGCGCCGGCGTCACCCCGGGTCTGATCCGGCTGTCGGTGGGGCTGGAGAACATCGACGACATCCTCGCCGACCTGGACAAGGGTTTCGCGGCTGCTGCGGGGTAG
- a CDS encoding GNAT family N-acetyltransferase: MSAPAHIRRARPHDAFAVAAMAVQIGRERGASPDPEFIDRFADSWLRAEGRHPFWLAEVEKRPLGIAGITLVEQLPSLGGARRARWAQVHTVFVTPTFRRCGIGGQLAREVFAWASAEGLTHLRGDLTELGPAAAGIARRLGARPTSEGSFESVLKVPATLF, encoded by the coding sequence ATGAGCGCGCCCGCCCACATCCGCCGCGCCCGGCCGCACGACGCGTTCGCGGTCGCCGCCATGGCGGTGCAGATCGGCCGCGAGCGCGGCGCGAGCCCGGACCCGGAGTTCATCGACCGGTTCGCCGACTCGTGGCTGCGGGCCGAGGGGCGCCACCCCTTCTGGCTCGCCGAGGTGGAGAAGCGGCCGCTCGGCATCGCCGGGATCACGCTCGTCGAGCAGCTGCCGTCGCTGGGTGGCGCGCGGCGGGCGCGGTGGGCCCAGGTGCACACGGTCTTCGTGACCCCCACCTTCCGCCGGTGCGGCATCGGTGGTCAGCTGGCCCGCGAGGTCTTCGCCTGGGCGTCGGCGGAGGGCCTGACCCACCTGCGCGGCGACCTCACCGAGCTGGGGCCGGCCGCTGCCGGGATCGCGCGTCGGCTCGGGGCCCGACCCACGTCGGAAGGCTCGTTCGAGTCGGTGCTGAAGGTCCCCGCCACCCTCTTCTGA
- a CDS encoding MarC family protein, whose protein sequence is MDQTVLVKALGGLFAIMNPFVALPMFLTLTSGYDAARQRTTAVRVAAYSLVMSLVVMVAGKAILGFFGVQVDDFRIAGGIVLLTIALGMLGGQGSSAHSGTSAEQQHQAEHAATSDVSFYPMAFPMMVGPGTITTLIVLTGGSQGTGAYAAVAAALVVVVLALLVVLWFAPAIGHHMSQTLRVIMTRLMGMILAAIAVEMVVAGLQHVFPQWVR, encoded by the coding sequence ATGGACCAGACCGTGCTCGTCAAGGCCCTGGGCGGACTTTTCGCGATCATGAACCCGTTCGTCGCGCTGCCGATGTTCCTGACCCTCACCAGCGGGTACGACGCCGCCCGGCAGCGCACGACCGCCGTCCGGGTGGCGGCCTACAGCCTCGTGATGTCCCTCGTCGTGATGGTGGCGGGGAAGGCCATCCTGGGGTTCTTCGGGGTCCAGGTGGACGACTTCCGGATCGCGGGAGGGATCGTCCTGCTGACGATCGCGCTGGGCATGCTCGGCGGGCAGGGCAGCAGCGCGCACTCGGGCACCTCCGCCGAGCAGCAGCACCAGGCCGAGCACGCCGCGACGTCCGACGTGTCCTTCTACCCGATGGCCTTCCCGATGATGGTGGGGCCGGGCACCATCACCACGCTCATCGTGCTGACCGGCGGCTCGCAGGGCACCGGCGCGTATGCCGCCGTGGCCGCCGCCCTCGTGGTGGTCGTCCTGGCGCTGCTGGTGGTCCTGTGGTTCGCCCCCGCCATCGGGCACCACATGTCGCAGACGCTGCGGGTGATCATGACGCGGCTGATGGGGATGATCCTCGCCGCGATCGCGGTCGAGATGGTGGTGGCCGGGCTGCAGCACGTCTTCCCGCAGTGGGTGCGGTGA
- a CDS encoding nitroreductase family deazaflavin-dependent oxidoreductase produces MTTTPAPTPSTGPGEDPWAALDAPAAPNASEWVRRQLDDIHAAGTTDAADIEGMRVVVLTMLGKSSGKVREVPLMRVEHDGVYAAVASKGGAPEHPQWYWNLEAHPHLLLQDGTTVTRRVARLADEAEHAEWWPRCVEAFPPYADYQTKTDRQIPIFLLEQP; encoded by the coding sequence ATGACGACGACACCAGCCCCCACGCCCTCCACAGGACCGGGCGAGGACCCCTGGGCCGCGCTCGACGCCCCCGCCGCCCCCAACGCGTCCGAGTGGGTGCGCCGGCAGCTCGACGACATCCACGCCGCCGGCACCACGGACGCCGCCGACATCGAGGGCATGCGCGTGGTGGTCCTCACGATGCTCGGCAAGTCCTCCGGCAAGGTGCGCGAGGTGCCGCTCATGCGGGTCGAGCACGACGGGGTCTATGCCGCCGTCGCCAGCAAGGGTGGCGCCCCCGAGCACCCGCAGTGGTACTGGAATCTCGAGGCCCACCCGCACCTGCTCCTGCAGGACGGCACCACCGTGACGCGGCGGGTCGCGCGCCTCGCCGACGAGGCCGAGCACGCCGAGTGGTGGCCGCGGTGCGTCGAGGCCTTCCCGCCCTACGCCGACTACCAGACCAAGACCGACCGCCAGATCCCGATCTTCCTGCTCGAGCAGCCGTGA
- a CDS encoding HIT family protein has product MTDLQGPRSIEDAGQLAGVDDGFERLWTPHRMAYIQADRPSTDAGQGCPFCAAPDKEDADGLIVHRGELCFVVMNLFPYNPGHLLVCPYRHVPLYLDLTNAETEEFTRLTKQAIRALEAASRPMGFNLGMNQGAVAGAGVAAHLHQHVVPRWGGDMNFLPIVGQTKALPVLLEDTRQQIVAAWPGE; this is encoded by the coding sequence GTGACAGACCTCCAGGGCCCGCGCAGCATCGAGGACGCCGGCCAGCTCGCCGGTGTGGACGACGGGTTCGAGCGTCTGTGGACACCGCACCGCATGGCCTACATCCAGGCTGACCGCCCGAGCACCGATGCAGGACAGGGGTGTCCGTTCTGCGCGGCGCCCGACAAGGAGGACGCGGACGGGCTGATCGTCCACCGCGGCGAGCTGTGCTTCGTGGTCATGAACCTCTTCCCGTACAACCCCGGCCACCTGCTCGTGTGCCCCTACCGCCACGTCCCCCTCTACCTCGACCTCACCAACGCGGAGACCGAGGAGTTCACCCGGCTCACCAAGCAGGCGATCCGGGCGCTGGAGGCCGCCAGCCGCCCGATGGGCTTCAACCTCGGCATGAACCAGGGCGCCGTCGCGGGCGCGGGCGTGGCCGCCCACCTGCACCAGCACGTCGTGCCCCGCTGGGGCGGCGACATGAACTTCCTGCCCATCGTCGGTCAGACCAAGGCCCTGCCGGTGCTGCTCGAGGACACCCGGCAGCAGATCGTGGCGGCCTGGCCGGGGGAGTGA
- a CDS encoding TMEM165/GDT1 family protein: MQAFLLSTAVIFVAELGDKSQLMAMTFAARYRARDVLLGITVATALVHLASVGIGYAIGDVFAGAQPIIEILAGVAFLAFAAWTLRGDELTDAEAAKARNSTGLAIVAVGTAFFLAELGDKTMLATITLATREGWLGTWIGSTLGMVAADALAIGVGALLGRRLPERAIKIGAAVLFAVFGVVMIVSGARAL, encoded by the coding sequence GTGCAAGCCTTCCTGCTGAGCACCGCCGTGATCTTCGTGGCCGAGCTCGGCGACAAGAGCCAGCTCATGGCGATGACCTTCGCCGCCCGCTACCGCGCCCGGGACGTGCTCCTCGGCATCACCGTCGCCACCGCCCTGGTGCACCTGGCCTCGGTCGGCATCGGCTACGCCATCGGGGACGTCTTCGCGGGGGCCCAGCCCATCATCGAGATCCTCGCCGGCGTCGCGTTCCTCGCCTTCGCCGCGTGGACGCTGCGCGGCGACGAGCTCACCGACGCCGAGGCCGCCAAGGCCCGCAACAGCACCGGCCTCGCGATCGTCGCGGTGGGGACGGCCTTCTTCCTCGCCGAGCTCGGCGACAAGACCATGCTGGCCACCATCACCCTCGCCACCCGCGAGGGCTGGCTGGGCACCTGGATCGGGTCGACGCTGGGGATGGTCGCCGCCGACGCGCTGGCCATCGGCGTCGGGGCGCTCCTCGGGCGGCGGCTGCCCGAGCGTGCCATCAAGATCGGGGCCGCCGTGCTCTTCGCGGTCTTCGGCGTGGTGATGATCGTCAGCGGCGCCCGGGCACTCTGA
- a CDS encoding histidine phosphatase family protein: MDLFVIRHGQSENNKLYAETGSRAGRTPDSELAELGQEQARRLAEAVRGDRSHLDVDVLYTALTHRCLQTATPLADALGLEPIGRADLGEVGGLYAAHPATNVRRPYPGLSVQDMRDLAPRLQLPADVESAGGWDGGFEEEHDQAQGRAAAVLADIAAQHGDRAKVGILTHQHFGQLLIGAAAGIGEAGRKFELSNSSVTALRHEDGQWRVLWVNRVRHLDSDQINA; the protein is encoded by the coding sequence ATGGACCTCTTCGTCATCCGCCACGGCCAGTCCGAGAACAACAAGCTGTATGCCGAGACCGGCAGCCGCGCGGGGCGCACCCCCGACTCCGAGCTGGCCGAGCTCGGCCAGGAGCAGGCGCGCCGGCTGGCGGAGGCGGTCCGCGGCGACCGCTCCCACCTGGACGTCGACGTCCTCTACACGGCCCTGACGCACCGCTGCCTGCAGACCGCCACCCCGCTCGCCGACGCCCTCGGGCTCGAGCCGATCGGGCGCGCCGACCTCGGCGAGGTGGGCGGCCTCTACGCGGCCCACCCGGCGACCAACGTCCGTCGCCCCTACCCCGGGCTCAGCGTGCAGGACATGCGCGACCTGGCCCCGCGGCTGCAGCTCCCCGCCGACGTCGAGTCCGCGGGCGGGTGGGACGGCGGCTTCGAGGAGGAGCACGACCAGGCCCAGGGCCGCGCCGCGGCCGTGCTCGCCGACATCGCGGCCCAGCACGGCGACCGCGCCAAGGTCGGCATCCTCACCCACCAGCACTTCGGGCAGCTGCTCATCGGCGCCGCGGCGGGCATCGGCGAGGCCGGCCGCAAGTTCGAGCTCTCCAACTCCTCGGTGACCGCACTGCGGCACGAGGACGGGCAGTGGCGGGTGCTGTGGGTCAACCGGGTCCGGCACCTCGACAGCGACCAGATCAACGCCTGA
- a CDS encoding elongation factor G-like protein EF-G2, translating to MAANNSSGQGAASSPAPRRPEDIRNVVLVGPSGSGKSTLFEHLMAARVPGYRAKETAKGGDTRSVGLEVATIDVAGLAVTVVDTPGYADFAGELRAGLRAADAALFVVSAADGVDAATAMLWHECETVGVPRALVVTKLESGRGGFADTVAQCRRVFGDAQPLYLPVQGDDGRITGTLALLSRRHYDSSGDTLQVRDASPEQLEEIEAARGDLVEAIITESEDDTLLDRYLEGEDISVDTIRDDLMTAVGAATFFPAIPISAFTGAGVPELLEIITEAFPDPTARRPLPMVTTLDGEPVEPLAGDPDGQLVAEVVKTSTDPYVGRVSLVRVFNGTLRTDDVVHVSGHLSSFAGKAVEGHPDHDSDERVGPLSVPTVGGEHTPAKVAIAGQLVEVAKLAHAETGDTLSAKDAPVVVEPWLLPEPLLPVAIHPASKADEDKLASALQRLVAEDVTMRLDHNAETHQTVLWTMGQAHVDLLLARLQDRYQVTVEAEPLRVALRETFVAPAAVVGRHVKQSGGHGQFAVCHLRIEPLERGAGFEFVDKVVGGAVPRQFIPSVEKGVRAQMAKGTLAGYPMVDIRVTLVDGKAHSVDSSDMAFQTAGALALKEATSSATVTLLEPVDSVDVTVADDFVGAAMSDLSTRRGRVSGTEPAEEGRTVIHAEVPALELTRYAIDLRSVSHGTGSFTRELLRYDPLPQHLAAQVITG from the coding sequence ATGGCCGCTAACAACAGCTCTGGTCAAGGGGCCGCCAGCTCCCCTGCCCCACGCCGCCCCGAGGACATCCGCAACGTCGTCCTCGTGGGGCCCTCCGGATCGGGCAAGAGCACGCTCTTCGAGCACCTGATGGCGGCCCGCGTGCCGGGCTACCGCGCCAAGGAGACCGCCAAGGGCGGGGACACCAGGTCGGTCGGCCTCGAGGTCGCGACCATCGACGTGGCCGGCCTCGCGGTCACCGTGGTCGACACGCCGGGCTACGCCGACTTCGCCGGTGAGCTGCGCGCGGGCCTGCGGGCCGCGGACGCCGCGCTCTTCGTGGTGTCCGCCGCCGACGGCGTGGACGCCGCGACCGCGATGCTCTGGCACGAGTGCGAGACCGTCGGGGTGCCGCGGGCGCTGGTCGTCACCAAGCTCGAGTCGGGCCGGGGCGGCTTCGCCGACACCGTGGCGCAGTGCCGCCGGGTCTTCGGGGACGCCCAGCCGCTCTACCTGCCCGTCCAGGGCGACGACGGCCGCATCACCGGGACCCTCGCGCTGCTCAGCCGGCGCCACTACGACTCCTCCGGGGACACCCTGCAGGTCCGCGACGCCTCCCCCGAGCAGCTCGAGGAGATCGAGGCGGCCCGCGGCGACCTCGTCGAGGCGATCATCACCGAGTCCGAGGACGACACCCTGCTCGACCGCTACCTCGAGGGCGAGGACATCTCGGTCGACACGATCCGCGACGACCTCATGACCGCCGTCGGCGCCGCCACCTTCTTCCCCGCCATACCGATCAGCGCGTTTACCGGGGCCGGGGTGCCCGAGCTGCTCGAGATCATCACCGAGGCCTTCCCGGACCCGACCGCCCGGCGGCCGCTGCCGATGGTCACCACCCTGGACGGCGAGCCCGTGGAGCCGCTCGCCGGCGACCCCGACGGCCAGCTCGTGGCGGAGGTCGTCAAGACCTCCACCGACCCCTACGTCGGGCGGGTGTCCCTGGTCCGCGTCTTCAACGGCACGCTGCGTACGGACGACGTCGTGCACGTGTCCGGGCACCTGTCCTCCTTCGCCGGCAAGGCCGTCGAGGGTCACCCCGACCACGACTCCGACGAGCGGGTCGGTCCGTTGTCGGTGCCGACCGTCGGCGGTGAGCACACCCCCGCCAAGGTCGCCATCGCCGGGCAGCTGGTCGAGGTCGCCAAGCTCGCGCACGCCGAGACCGGCGACACCCTCTCGGCCAAGGACGCCCCCGTGGTCGTCGAGCCGTGGCTGCTGCCCGAGCCGCTCCTGCCGGTCGCCATCCACCCCGCCTCCAAGGCCGACGAGGACAAGCTGGCGAGCGCCCTGCAGCGCCTGGTCGCCGAGGACGTCACGATGCGGCTGGACCACAACGCCGAGACGCACCAGACCGTGCTGTGGACGATGGGTCAGGCCCACGTGGACCTGCTGCTCGCCCGGCTGCAGGACCGCTACCAGGTCACGGTCGAGGCCGAGCCGCTGCGGGTGGCGCTGCGGGAGACCTTCGTGGCCCCCGCCGCCGTGGTGGGCCGGCACGTCAAGCAGTCCGGCGGGCACGGCCAGTTCGCCGTCTGCCACCTGCGGATCGAGCCCCTGGAGCGCGGCGCCGGCTTCGAGTTCGTCGACAAGGTGGTGGGTGGCGCGGTGCCGCGCCAGTTCATCCCGTCGGTGGAGAAGGGCGTCCGCGCGCAGATGGCCAAGGGCACGCTGGCCGGCTACCCCATGGTCGACATCCGCGTCACCCTGGTCGACGGCAAGGCGCACTCGGTGGACTCCTCCGACATGGCCTTCCAGACGGCGGGCGCGCTCGCCCTCAAGGAGGCCACCAGCTCGGCCACGGTGACCCTGCTGGAGCCCGTGGACAGCGTGGACGTCACGGTGGCCGACGACTTCGTCGGGGCCGCCATGAGCGACCTGTCGACCCGGCGCGGCCGCGTGAGCGGCACCGAGCCCGCCGAGGAGGGGCGCACCGTGATCCACGCGGAGGTCCCGGCCCTGGAGCTGACCCGCTACGCCATCGACCTGCGGTCGGTGTCCCACGGGACGGGCAGCTTCACCCGGGAGCTGTTGCGCTACGACCCGCTCCCCCAGCACCTGGCCGCCCAGGTGATCACCGGCTGA
- the pgsA gene encoding phosphatidylinositol phosphate synthase yields the protein MLNRFRSLATRIFTPVATVLLRLGVSPDAVTIVGTLGVAASALWFFPRGEFLWGTLAIVVFVFSDTIDGVMARHSGRTSSFGAFLDSSLDRIGDAAIFGGLLLHYAWRGDRVMTCVALAVLVLGLLVSYVRARAEGLGMTANVGIAERADRLVLILVATFVAGLGLGDVVVAVALWVLALASAVTVLQRILAVRRQALG from the coding sequence ATGCTGAACCGATTCCGCTCCCTGGCCACCCGGATCTTCACCCCCGTCGCCACGGTCCTGCTGCGGCTCGGGGTGAGTCCGGACGCCGTCACGATCGTCGGCACGCTGGGGGTCGCCGCGAGCGCGTTGTGGTTCTTCCCGCGCGGGGAGTTCCTGTGGGGGACCCTGGCCATCGTGGTGTTCGTCTTCAGCGACACGATCGACGGGGTCATGGCGCGGCACAGCGGTCGGACCTCCAGCTTCGGCGCCTTCCTGGACTCCAGCCTCGACCGCATCGGCGACGCCGCGATCTTCGGGGGCCTGCTGCTCCACTACGCCTGGCGCGGTGACCGGGTGATGACCTGCGTGGCGCTCGCGGTCCTGGTGCTCGGCCTGCTCGTCTCCTACGTCCGAGCCCGCGCCGAGGGGCTCGGGATGACCGCCAACGTCGGGATCGCCGAGCGCGCCGACCGGCTCGTGCTCATCCTCGTGGCGACCTTCGTCGCCGGCCTCGGGCTCGGGGACGTCGTCGTGGCCGTCGCGCTGTGGGTGCTCGCGCTGGCGTCGGCCGTCACCGTCCTGCAGCGCATCCTGGCGGTCCGCCGTCAGGCCCTCGGCTGA
- a CDS encoding phosphatidylinositol mannoside acyltransferase, which produces MRERVTDWLTLRVFLVAWRCVRLLPASVAYGLFDRAAVAAYGRGGRSVQRLRANYARVRPELGEAELEHLVREGMRSYLRYWCDAFRLPDMTQEVLETSVRVVGDGPARESLGGGRGAVAFLGHMGNWDLAGAWSTHHLAPVTTVAERLRPEGLYDAFVGFRERLGMTVLPLTGADPAFPQLVRAVRRGGLVPLLADRDLTDQGVTVTFCDRPARMAPGPAALAAATGAPLLPVSVHYEPHHGPGGTGSGHDIVITFHPAVPVPTSGRARERAVAMTQGCAIVLEAAVREHTQDWHMMQRVFAEDLS; this is translated from the coding sequence ATGCGCGAGCGCGTCACCGACTGGCTCACGCTGCGGGTCTTCCTCGTCGCGTGGCGGTGCGTCCGGCTGCTGCCGGCGTCCGTCGCCTACGGGCTGTTCGACCGCGCAGCGGTCGCGGCATACGGGCGGGGCGGTCGCTCGGTGCAGCGGCTGCGGGCCAACTATGCCCGGGTGCGCCCGGAGCTGGGGGAGGCCGAGCTGGAGCACCTGGTGCGGGAGGGGATGCGCTCCTACCTGCGCTACTGGTGCGACGCGTTCCGGTTGCCGGACATGACCCAGGAGGTCCTCGAGACGAGCGTGCGGGTCGTCGGGGACGGGCCGGCGCGGGAGTCCCTCGGCGGGGGGCGCGGGGCCGTCGCCTTCCTTGGCCACATGGGCAACTGGGACCTCGCCGGGGCCTGGTCCACCCACCACCTGGCCCCCGTGACCACCGTCGCCGAGCGGCTGCGGCCGGAGGGGCTCTACGACGCCTTCGTGGGCTTCCGGGAGCGGCTCGGCATGACCGTCCTGCCGCTGACCGGCGCGGACCCCGCCTTCCCGCAGCTCGTGCGGGCGGTGCGTCGCGGCGGGCTGGTCCCGCTGCTCGCGGACCGCGACCTGACCGACCAGGGCGTGACCGTCACCTTCTGCGACCGCCCGGCCCGTATGGCGCCCGGCCCCGCCGCCCTCGCCGCCGCCACCGGGGCGCCGCTGCTGCCGGTGTCGGTGCACTACGAGCCGCACCACGGCCCGGGCGGCACCGGCAGCGGCCACGACATCGTCATCACCTTTCACCCCGCCGTGCCGGTGCCGACCTCGGGGCGAGCCAGGGAGCGCGCGGTCGCCATGACGCAGGGCTGCGCCATCGTGCTGGAGGCGGCGGTGCGCGAGCACACCCAGGACTGGCACATGATGCAGCGGGTCTTCGCGGAGGACCTGTCGTGA